Genomic DNA from Aminobacterium mobile DSM 12262:
GGAGCTCCTCCATCAATAGGTTCTCCCCGTCCGTTAAAGATACGCCCTAACAAATCCCGGCTAACTGGAAGCATCAAAACCTTCCCAAGGAAGCGGAGTTTTGTATTCTGTATGTCGATTCCATCGGTTCCCTCAAAGACCTGGACAAGGGCCCTATCTGATGTTATCTCAAGAACACGTCCTCGCCGCAATTCTCCACTGGCAAGCTCAATCTCCACCAGTTCGTCATAACGGACATCCTTGGTTTTCTCCACAACCAGAAGTGGGCCAGATAACTCGGTGATGGTACTATACTCTTTAGGCAGCATCACTATCGCCCCCCACTGGTATTAATGCATTTATCTCTTTCTTCATTTGGTCTTCTAGCGTATCAAGCTGTTCAATCTCTTTTTCATCTACATAACGCATTCTAGCGATTTGCTCTCGTACAGGAAGATTGAATACCTTATTCATATCTGCGCCACGTTTCAGCCCATCCATAGAGAGATGATGGAACATTAAAATATTCTTTAACATTTTAAATTGTTTTCTCATAGAGGCATATGTGTCAATCTCATGGAAAGCATTTTGGTGCAAGAAATCTTCTCGAAGTGATTTAGCAGTTTCCAAAACCATTCGTTCCTCTTTGGAAAGAGCGTCTATTCCCACGAGACGAACGATCTCTCTTAGTTGATCCTCTTCTTCAAGAAGAGACATCCCCTCTACGCGAAGAGAACTCCATTCATCGTCAAACTGAGAATCCCAGTATTTGTCCATAGTATCGGTGTATAGGGAGTAGCTCAACAACCAGTTGATCGCCGGGAAATGACGCTGATAGGCCAAGCTAGCATCAAGTCCCCAAAATACTTTAGTCACACGGAGAGTGTTTTGGCTTACTGGTTCAGAAAGGTCTCCACCAGGAGGTGAAACTGCTCCTATAGCTGTTACAGATCCTTCTCTGCCATCAGAACCCAGGCAAATAGCCCGTCCCGCTCTTTCATAGAAACTGGCTAACCGCGTTCCTAGGTATGCAGGGTATCCTTCTTCCCCTGGCATTTCTTCAAGTCGTCCTGACATTTCTCGGAGAGCCTCAGCCCAACGACTTGTAGAATCTGCCATAAGAGCCACAGAGTATCCCATGTCTCGGTAGTACTCTGCAATTGCAATGGCGGTGTAGATACTCGCTTCTCGCGCAGCGACAGGCATATTAGACGTGTTAGCTATAAGAACCGTACGTTTCATCAAAGGTTCCCCCGAGCGTGGGTCTTCTAGCTCAGGGAACTCCAATAGAACGTCTGTCATTTCGTTGCCTCGCTCGCCGCAACCTACGTACACTACGATATCGGCTTCTGCCCACTTTGCGAGCTGGTGCTGAATAACTGTTTTCCCTGAACCAAAAGGTCCTGGGACACATGCCGTTCCCCCTTTTGCTATAGGGAAGAAAGCATCGACAACTCGCTGTCCTGTAGTTAACGGAATAATAGGGGGCAAACGCCGAGCTACTGGTCTAGGCTTACGCACAGGCCAACGTTGGAACATAGAAACATTCACTTCGTCTCCTGTTTTCGCTTTTACAACAGCCACTGTTTCTTCTACTGTAAACTGACCCTGTTTTATCTCAGAAACAGTTCCTCGTACTCCATAAGGAACCATTATCCGATGTTCCACTAAAACTGTTTCTTGAACTATACCCAGGACATCGCCGGGCTGAACAGCATCCCCAACTTTAACTCGTGGTATAAACTCCCATTTTTTCTCTCTGTCTATGGAAGGAACTTCAATTCCACGAGAAATAAAGTGGCTCTTGGCAGCGTCCTCTATTAGGTTCAAAGGACGCTGTACCCCATCGTAAAACTGCTCTATGATTCCTGGACCTAACTCTACGCTCAGGGGTTCGCCGGTACTTACGACAGGTTCACCAGGCATAAGGCCAGAAGTTTCTTCGTAGGCCTGAATTGAAGCTGTATCGCCTTTCAACTCAATAATTTCACCTACAAGACCTATATTCCCTACTCGTACCACGTCGTACATACTAGCACCATACATGCCCTTCGCGACAACGAGCGGTCCGGAGATTTTTTCAATGGTCCCTTTTATGACCTTTTCCGTGGCCACAATGTATCGCCTCCAGCATCAAATTCTATTTCACAGCAAAGATATCCATGCCGACAGCTCGTTCTACACTGTTACGAATGGATTTTAGTCCTGTCCCAGAACTTCCTTTGAGTCCAGGGATCGGTAAAACGCTTACAGCATATTCCTCGTTCACAGTCTCCACTGTGGACATAAATTTTTCGAAAAGATGCTCTTGAACAAAAATAACCGCGTACTTTTCTCGAGCTAGCTGCAAAAGAAGAGATTCAAAATGCCCACTCTCTTCTTCAGACATAACATAAGGCTTCACCCCTACCGCCTGGAAAGGAAGTACTGTTTCATATTCGCCGATAGCAGCCATAGGCTGATTCACTTCTTTAGCCACGACGCATCAACCTCCTCGCCAGATCTTTGTCCATGGCATTAGCAACAGAAACCAACGCAACTCGTACATTTTTCGCTTCCATTTCTTTATGCCACAAATAATTAAGAACATTTTCCGGAGCAAAAGCACTATATTTTGCTGTCTGAAGAATACTTGTTACGTAATCATCTAAAATCTTTTCCATTTCCACGAGGAGTGCATTCATATCTGCCCCATCTTGTACGTGATAAAGAACTCTCCCTATATCTGCATAAGAAAGAACCCGAACCCAACTTTCTATAGGTTCCGACAACATAGAAAGCAGCTGCTCTACTGACACGAAACCTCCATCATGGAGATAGGACTGAACACTGGCCGCATCTTTATCCATTCTTTTAAGGCGGAACATATTTCGTACATTTTCAGCGTCAACTTTTCCACGAACCCAACGTAGAGGAGCTTCATACTCCAAACTACGGGCTATCTTAAACATTTCGCGGAAAAGTACGTTGTCAAGGAGGCGCTCCACCTCAAGAATATCTCGGGTTTGATCCCATAAGGCAAAAGACTTTGGTAAAACCGAGTGAAGATCATAAGGCAACAACCTGTAATCTTCCGTTTCTACTGCCATAATAAGATCATCTGTCGGGATATTGGCTAGCGCCGTTAATAGCTCGAAATGACGCTCTCCTCCCTCGCGCTGAAGAATCTGGCCTTTGAGAAGAACCTTTACATTATGAAAATCGTAAGGCAACCGACATATCTCTACCAAACCAGAGTCTGGAACAAATTTTTTTACCTCATTATAAATATAAAGAAGTTCCGACTCTATGGCCTTATCGAATTCTGTATTGGATTTCAGCTCCACTAACCATGAGGAATATACTGTCTCCCCCAAAATCTTCATGGCGCTGTCCAGATCTTCACAATCGATCAGTCTCTGCAGCACGCTATCATCGAGAAGGCGGCTTTCCATAGCTCGCAGGCGAGCAACCGCATAACAATACCGCTCAGCTGTAGCCATGCTGCCCCACCTCCCGTCTACTCCGAGAACAGCCGTTTCGCAACGTCTGCCTCGATTTCTTCTCTAATCCACATAATCAGCATATCCCAAGAGCAGTTGGTATCAATATCGCCCTTCCGAAGGATAAACCCTCCGCTCATAGGAATTTGAACGGCTTCAAGGGTGAGAGATGTTTTATGTTTCTCATTATATTTTTTTAGCCATTCCCCATTGAGATATTTCTCCTTTGGAGAGACTAATACTTTTTCATCTCCTGACTCCGAAGCCCGTTCTAAGAGCTTTTCACAAAAAGCAAGATATTTCTCTTCTGGAAGAGACGCTAAAATTTTCAACGACTCGCCAAAAGCTTCTGTAATAAGATCTTGTTTAGCTCCAAGCAAAATTTTCTTTACATCTAAGTTTGCAACAATTTCACGCCTATTGAAAACTTCTGGTTTTTCTGTACTAAAGCGATTCGCATAAAACGACTCTATTTTACTTGCTTCGCCTTCAGTAACAGTTTCTATCTCTTTTACTTTCAATCTCGCATCTTCCAGAATTTTCTCTGCCTCTTTTTGCGCATCAGCTTCAATTTTAACTTTTATATCTGCCAAAGACATAACCATTCACCTCAAATCGCGAATGGCTATATCTGGATGCCATTAAGCAAAATAATGCTTGTAAGGAGACCAAGAACCGCGTAAGTTTCAACCATAGCTGGTAGAATAACAGCTTTACCAGTCTCTTCAGGCCTTTTAGCAATCATTTGAATACAAGCAGCACATGTTTTGCCTTGGGCTATAGCAGAAAAATAACCGGCAATGCCCACGGGAAGGCATGCAAAAAATATTCCAAGCCCTTGCCATACGTTTACAGCTACCGCTGCTCCTCCACCAAGCAACCCTACTTTCAAAATGGCAAAGAAAGCAATTAAAAGACCATAAATACCCTGAGTTCCCGGCAAAGCCTGAAGCAACAGTACAAGGCCAAATTTACCCGGATCCTCAGTCATAACACCAGCCCCAGCTTCTCCAGCAATGCCTACACCTATAGAAGACCCCGAGCCGGCAAAACCCGCAGCTATAGCCGCTCCTAAAATCGCTAACATCATTCCAAGAAGATCCATACTTTAAAACACTCCCCTCGTTCTGAGAACTTAATCCATCAATTAAGCTTCTTTAGTTTCAGATATGGTAACGAAACTAGTGTTATACGTTAAAGGAGCAAAACTTTTGCCCCCACCGGAGTAAAACTTACTAAAAAACTCTACGTACTGGAGCCGTAACGAATGCACAAAAGCTCCGAGTACGTTTACGGCAACGCTAAACAAATGTCCGCCGAATATAAGGATTAACGCAAGTACCCAACCTATAAAGGGAATCCCCATTGCAAGACTTGCTAGCATATTGATAATGGAACCTATTGCGGCTGAAGCCAAACCAAGGGCTAGCAATCGGCTATAACTCAACACGTCCCCTAAATAAGACGTTACGTTGTAAAGGCTCATTACACCAGAAATGGCTTTCTGTACAACTCCGCTTTTAGCCCTACCTTGAGTCAAAACCAAGACAAGAGCTCCTGCAGCAGCTGTAGCTTTTGAAGGCATGCTTAAACTGGCTGGCAATTTTCCACTCACAGTCCCCCCTATGAGAAGCAATCCTAACAAGAATAGAATCCATCCGCCCTGATCTGCAAAAGCCCCCATATAGTCTTTTTTCCGAAGGCTGTCGTAAAATGCAACGAACAAGCCAAAGAAAATCTGGATCGTTCCTAAGCCCAAAGAGATAAAAAGAACTGTCATGGGATCATTCATAGGATCCAGAACAACCGGGATATTCTTAATCGGGCGAATAAACTTAAACACCCCAAAAACATCGATTAGATCGCCAAACCAGCTTCCAGTAAAAGCCCCAACAAATATTGTAGAAATTCCTGAAAGGATAAACAATGTAATGAAATTTTTAACTCCTTCAGGCATACGCTTGAATTTTTTCATGAAGAAAAGGAAAAAACCAAGCATGATTAAACCATAACCGCCATCTCCCAGACACATACCGAAGAACACAAAAAAGAAAGGAGCAAGAAGGGGTGAAGGATCTAGTTCTCCATATTTCGGCAAACCATAGAGCTTCGTAAGAGTTTCGAAAGGCAATACCCATCCTTTATTGACAAGAAGAGTGGGAGGCTCATCCTCTGGAGAGGGATCCGACACTGCTATCTCCATAACTGCACGATATTGTTTTAATTGCTCCTCTACTTTAGGAACAGCAACTTCGGGGATCCAAGATTTGATGATAACGGTCTTATCTGTGAATTCACTATTGGAGAGAACTTCGTATTTAGACTTGAGGATATTCCAATAATCGCTCAGCGCACGAGTGGTAGGCATCCATTTTGTTGCCTCAGAAGAAGCTTGCGTTTCTATTTTTTCCTCTTCTTTTAGGAGGCTTTCTCGTCGCGTCTCGAGTCTTAGCAACTCTTCCCCAACGCTTTCAGTTAAAGTATCGGGGATTTCTATACGAGAAAATCCATATTTGCTACAGAGATCTAATGCCTCCTGTTCCTTATCTCTGCGACAGAAAAGGGCTACCCATGCTTCCTTCTCTTTTTCTTCATAGGAAGCGATAAAAAATTCGCCAGCATCACCTAAATTTTTCTCGATAGCCTGTTTCCAACCTGCTATTTGTTCCACGGGCAACATACCAACAAACCCTCCCACGAAACGAGTCCCACGAGAAACAAGCTCCAGTGAGTATGGAAGTTCTGTTATATGAGATAAAATAGCTTTTGTACTATCGATCTGGGTAATTTCTGAGCGTATTTCTATGAGCCGCCGCTCCAAGGTCCGTATGTGCTCAGCTAATTGAAGCAAATCCGTTTTTTCAGCAAGAGATGCAAGCTCCTCTACTGAAAAGTCTGGCCTTTCGCCAAGGGCTCTGGCCATAGGAGGAACGCTATCTTCATAGAAAGGTTCAAAAAAACGGAGAAGGAACCGTGTTTCGCTGAGCAAACTATCGATACGCTGTAGACGAGCAGTTGAATGACTATCAACCTCATCTACATCCTGTCGGGAAACTATTTCGCATGTCCCTGTTTTCTGCAAAATCGATAAAACATCTTCCACGACAGAGTTGTGAACGTAAAACTCAACTTTTTTAATACTAGCCACGGCCATATCTAGCCATCACCTCTTCCGCTATCCAGGTGGCTGTTTCTTTTACTCGCCCCTGATGGCTATCAGTAAAAGCGCGCGCGCTTTCCCTTCCTGCTTCAACTATTTTCGCCGCATTTGTCTCGGCCTCGCTTTCTACTTGAACAATATTGTCACGATACTTACGAAAAGCTTGTTGTTTTGTCTCTTTGATTCGTTGATCAGCCTCATTCTTAGCCTTACTGACGAGCCGAGCAGCTTCATTTTTTGCATCCTTAACCCGTTGCCTTGCTGCAGCCTCTGCCTGTTTGATTTCTTCGGCTAGGTTTGTCACCATGCCATCCACCCCCCTCCGACAACAAAACTACATATCTATTACAGCAGGCCGTTCAAAGCGCAAAACTGGAGTTATTGTAATACCCATAAAAATTTGTGTCAAACTTAACAAGTTAACCAAGTTTGTAAATAGTGTCGAATTAAAGTAACTAAAGTTAATAAACTAAGGTTTTTCTGGATTATTATTTGAGGGAAGTTGTTTGAAATAAAAAAATGGAGCGGACAACGGGATTCGAACCCGCGACCCTTAGCTTGGGAAGCTAATGCTCTACCAGCTGAGCTATGTCCGCGCCACCGATAGGACATTATAAACGTGGAACCTTCTTTTTGCAACAAGATCTACCACATTTCAAAAAGTCACAAGGTTATTGTTGTTTTTTTAATAGTACCTGTCTGTTCAAAGTTGCAATTTTTATCTTATATATTTAAGGTTAGTCTCCAAATTAGATGACTCTATTGCCACGAACTTAAAATTCCATGTAAAGGTTCGTACCCTTTCTCCTGAGTAATTAACTCATCTAACAAACTAACAGAGCCCGTTACAAGTTAAACTCCGGCGCAAACTCCAGTCGGTCCCACACCCCATCCACTCCGCCTTCCACTAGTTCACATGCCATGAACACATTTGCTGGCAGTTCCAAGTCTGTCACAATTCCAAACGTCTCTGCCGGTCGGGTAGTCAAAACACGGACAATAAGTCGGATGCCTCACCAAAAGCGCCGACTTAAAACCCAAATTTTGAGCTACCTGATGGCCGACTTCAATGAGCCGTCCGCCAATACCTTTTCTCTGATAATCTGACGCCACAGCCACAGAAGCCCGGACAAGAGCTTCATGCTCTCGTGCTCCTGCTCCTTGTCAAATTACCGCCCGAGTACACAAGATCTACCCAACGATCTCCCCTGCTACCTCTGCCCTCAAGGACAACTCCGGGAAGAAGACGGAACTGTTTCGCAATCGCACCACAAGATTCTGCTCGTCGTGATTCGTATGTTCCGCACTGACAAAGGCCGCCCGCACTAATTCATATACCTTGTCATAATCGTCTTCTCGTTCCTGCCAGATCAACACCTTCATCTCACAAACTTCCGCTTTTCGATAAGCCAGCACAGCTCGTCAAGTACCACATGCTTTACTGTTATGTTTTTTACATCAACATTCTGCGTCAAGTCCCCAATCTACAACGTATTCAGCCGGAAGATACGGGCACATCCCATCTTTACTACAATATCAACTGGTGGGATCTCATCTAACAGCTGCGAATACTGAGCCTTTTTCATATCAATTCCATATAGCTCCTTCATGATTCGAACAGCATCCTGGTTGATTTGTGGCTTTATTTCCGTGCCGGCGAAATAGCTTTCAAAAACATCTGCGGCTAAATGCTTACCAAGCGCTTCTGCAATTTGACTTCTGCATAAATTATGAACACAGATAAGAGCTACTTTTAATTTACTTTTGCTCATCGGACATCTCCTAGTCTTATTTCCCCTCTTCTAACCGGTACTTCTACAAGCACACCAACAAAAGTAACTACCGTAGCTCCTGATTGCAAGCCGAATAACGAAATAGCAACTGCAAGTTCAAAGAAGTTTGATGCACCAATCATTCCAACAGGCTCGGCTATATCATGAGGAAGTTTCCATAGTTTTGACTATATATAAGCCCTAAAGGAAATAAGGAAAGTCTAAATGATCAAAGGTATAGCTATTAAAACAATGTTTATTAGATTATCAATTATTATTTGCCCTTGGAAAAAGAAAATAATTATTAGTGCTAATAAAAGCCCAACAATTGTTATACCATTAAAATTGGGTATGAATATATCCTCAAAATAACCTCGGCTTCAGTTCTTTGTTATTATTACTCTAAAAATCCATTCAGCCACAAGTGGCTGCAATTCTATACATTGTAAATGGTTTGATCAGCCAATTTGTAACCCCGGTTACAATCAATCCTTTTGGATTCTGCCCCACCTGTTTTATACTATTAAAGTCAACCTTTAACATCGTGGAATAAATCATAAGCCATATAAGTATTGCAATAGGGATAGACACTCTTGCATACTCAAATTTACTAAGGAGTTTGTGAACTCGCGGTAAATAAATACCTATTAAAACACCTACCGCCATACAAATAAAAACCCAAACACTAAGATATTTCTCAAAGAAACTGATACCAGATGACTTCTTTTTTCCAATTATAACTACCCCCTAACTTTTTGAAGTATTTTTACTACCTCATCAACTTTAAGAACCTTCCCGTAAGAAACCACCTTCCCATCAACCACAAGAGCAGGGGTAGTCATCACTCCATAAGCTGCAATCTGCAAAAAATCAGTTACATGATCAATAGTGGTATCCATTCCAAGTTGTTCCAAGGCTGCTTTTGTTACCGTTTCAAGTTGATCACACTTGGCACATCCACTTCCCAATACCTTTACTCCAGCACCTCTAGATTTAGCGTTTTCTGCTTTTGCCATGCCTTCCGCATCACAATTTCCGCTGCAGCAACAAGATGTAGTTCTCTCTTTCTTATTTTTCTTACCAAACAATGCCATAACAAACCTCACCTTTTTTATATTATTTTAGAACCCAAGATAAAACATATAAAACCCAATGAGCAATATCAGAACACCCGTCACTATTTTCAGTATAGTGCTTGTTTTCCCGTACTTTTCGCTTGAAGAAAGCTTTTGCACAAAGCCCATAGACGTTCCAGCTACAACAACAAGAATGCCATGACCGATTGAATACATTAGCAATAGTAGTACTCCCCATACAACACTTCCTTTCCCAGCTACAATAGCAAGGAGAGCGATAAGTACAGGCGTAGAGCAGGGTGAGGCAAACACTCCTCCAAGAACTCCAGCAATGAAAGCACCTAAGTAGCCTCTTCTAGTATTCTTAGAAAGAAGATAACTTGAAGGAATAATTTCATATATACCCCACGTCTGCAAAGCCATTAACAACATTAAAATTCCAAGAATGATGTACCACCATGATGTGGAAATCCCAATTAAACGACCAGCAATAGAAGCACTCGCCCCTAGCGTTGTAAATGAGACAGCAACTCCCAACATGAAAGTGACAGAAAGCCAGAACGCTTTTTTCGTACTCCTCTGACCAGTACCACCCACATAACCTATGACAAGAGGAATACTGGACAAAGAACATGGCGTAAAAGAAGTAAGCACTCCAGCAAAAAGCGCAAGAATTGGCGCGAGCCAACCGCTCTCAGAAATTATTTCAGATAAACCTTCAAGGATTTGTGTCATTCATCTACCCCCATGTCGACAAGGATAGCCCGTATCTGATCTTCGGTCAGCCCGCCCTGATGCACAGTGAAAGCATGTTCATAGGTATCCTTGTGGCTATACATGTCAAACTTAATTTGCATATCATCGCTTGGCACATAAGGTGTACCGTCAGCGTTGATAAAAACCTGAGAGGGAATAACCTGGATAGGAAAATCATTTGCAACAGCTCCATTTTTCCATACGTCAATAAACTTGATTATGGCTTTGCCTCGCATTTCCGCGTTTAATGTTTTTAGTACAGGAGCCATTTTTTTGCATGGAATACATGAATTCGCTCCGAAATCAATGATGATAGGCAAGTTGTATCCCTTCAGCACATCTAAATCAATTGATGTTGCTTCAAGCACAAAATCTTCTTCATTATTATTAGATTTTACAAAATTTTCTAAACCTTTATCCTCGGAAAGAGACACAATGGAAACTGACCCCTTACCCACATTCTTGAATATCCATATTCCTGCAACAATGAGAACCAAACTAATGGGAATTATGATCTTTAACAGTTTTTTCTTATCCATCAGAAGCAA
This window encodes:
- a CDS encoding V-type ATP synthase subunit K, which translates into the protein MDLLGMMLAILGAAIAAGFAGSGSSIGVGIAGEAGAGVMTEDPGKFGLVLLLQALPGTQGIYGLLIAFFAILKVGLLGGGAAVAVNVWQGLGIFFACLPVGIAGYFSAIAQGKTCAACIQMIAKRPEETGKAVILPAMVETYAVLGLLTSIILLNGIQI
- a CDS encoding cell envelope integrity/translocation protein TolA; translated protein: MVTNLAEEIKQAEAAARQRVKDAKNEAARLVSKAKNEADQRIKETKQQAFRKYRDNIVQVESEAETNAAKIVEAGRESARAFTDSHQGRVKETATWIAEEVMARYGRG
- a CDS encoding V-type ATP synthase subunit A — its product is MATEKVIKGTIEKISGPLVVAKGMYGASMYDVVRVGNIGLVGEIIELKGDTASIQAYEETSGLMPGEPVVSTGEPLSVELGPGIIEQFYDGVQRPLNLIEDAAKSHFISRGIEVPSIDREKKWEFIPRVKVGDAVQPGDVLGIVQETVLVEHRIMVPYGVRGTVSEIKQGQFTVEETVAVVKAKTGDEVNVSMFQRWPVRKPRPVARRLPPIIPLTTGQRVVDAFFPIAKGGTACVPGPFGSGKTVIQHQLAKWAEADIVVYVGCGERGNEMTDVLLEFPELEDPRSGEPLMKRTVLIANTSNMPVAAREASIYTAIAIAEYYRDMGYSVALMADSTSRWAEALREMSGRLEEMPGEEGYPAYLGTRLASFYERAGRAICLGSDGREGSVTAIGAVSPPGGDLSEPVSQNTLRVTKVFWGLDASLAYQRHFPAINWLLSYSLYTDTMDKYWDSQFDDEWSSLRVEGMSLLEEEDQLREIVRLVGIDALSKEERMVLETAKSLREDFLHQNAFHEIDTYASMRKQFKMLKNILMFHHLSMDGLKRGADMNKVFNLPVREQIARMRYVDEKEIEQLDTLEDQMKKEINALIPVGGDSDAA
- a CDS encoding thioredoxin family protein, yielding MALFGKKNKKERTTSCCCSGNCDAEGMAKAENAKSRGAGVKVLGSGCAKCDQLETVTKAALEQLGMDTTIDHVTDFLQIAAYGVMTTPALVVDGKVVSYGKVLKVDEVVKILQKVRG
- a CDS encoding V-type ATP synthase subunit I; amino-acid sequence: MAVASIKKVEFYVHNSVVEDVLSILQKTGTCEIVSRQDVDEVDSHSTARLQRIDSLLSETRFLLRFFEPFYEDSVPPMARALGERPDFSVEELASLAEKTDLLQLAEHIRTLERRLIEIRSEITQIDSTKAILSHITELPYSLELVSRGTRFVGGFVGMLPVEQIAGWKQAIEKNLGDAGEFFIASYEEKEKEAWVALFCRRDKEQEALDLCSKYGFSRIEIPDTLTESVGEELLRLETRRESLLKEEEKIETQASSEATKWMPTTRALSDYWNILKSKYEVLSNSEFTDKTVIIKSWIPEVAVPKVEEQLKQYRAVMEIAVSDPSPEDEPPTLLVNKGWVLPFETLTKLYGLPKYGELDPSPLLAPFFFVFFGMCLGDGGYGLIMLGFFLFFMKKFKRMPEGVKNFITLFILSGISTIFVGAFTGSWFGDLIDVFGVFKFIRPIKNIPVVLDPMNDPMTVLFISLGLGTIQIFFGLFVAFYDSLRKKDYMGAFADQGGWILFLLGLLLIGGTVSGKLPASLSMPSKATAAAGALVLVLTQGRAKSGVVQKAISGVMSLYNVTSYLGDVLSYSRLLALGLASAAIGSIINMLASLAMGIPFIGWVLALILIFGGHLFSVAVNVLGAFVHSLRLQYVEFFSKFYSGGGKSFAPLTYNTSFVTISETKEA
- a CDS encoding thioredoxin family protein; this translates as MDKKKLLKIIIPISLVLIVAGIWIFKNVGKGSVSIVSLSEDKGLENFVKSNNNEEDFVLEATSIDLDVLKGYNLPIIIDFGANSCIPCKKMAPVLKTLNAEMRGKAIIKFIDVWKNGAVANDFPIQVIPSQVFINADGTPYVPSDDMQIKFDMYSHKDTYEHAFTVHQGGLTEDQIRAILVDMGVDE
- a CDS encoding cytochrome c biogenesis protein CcdA; translation: MTQILEGLSEIISESGWLAPILALFAGVLTSFTPCSLSSIPLVIGYVGGTGQRSTKKAFWLSVTFMLGVAVSFTTLGASASIAGRLIGISTSWWYIILGILMLLMALQTWGIYEIIPSSYLLSKNTRRGYLGAFIAGVLGGVFASPCSTPVLIALLAIVAGKGSVVWGVLLLLMYSIGHGILVVVAGTSMGFVQKLSSSEKYGKTSTILKIVTGVLILLIGFYMFYLGF
- a CDS encoding V-type ATP synthase subunit F, translated to MAKEVNQPMAAIGEYETVLPFQAVGVKPYVMSEEESGHFESLLLQLAREKYAVIFVQEHLFEKFMSTVETVNEEYAVSVLPIPGLKGSSGTGLKSIRNSVERAVGMDIFAVK
- a CDS encoding V-type ATP synthase subunit E, translating into MSLADIKVKIEADAQKEAEKILEDARLKVKEIETVTEGEASKIESFYANRFSTEKPEVFNRREIVANLDVKKILLGAKQDLITEAFGESLKILASLPEEKYLAFCEKLLERASESGDEKVLVSPKEKYLNGEWLKKYNEKHKTSLTLEAVQIPMSGGFILRKGDIDTNCSWDMLIMWIREEIEADVAKRLFSE
- a CDS encoding V-type ATPase subunit, with amino-acid sequence MATAERYCYAVARLRAMESRLLDDSVLQRLIDCEDLDSAMKILGETVYSSWLVELKSNTEFDKAIESELLYIYNEVKKFVPDSGLVEICRLPYDFHNVKVLLKGQILQREGGERHFELLTALANIPTDDLIMAVETEDYRLLPYDLHSVLPKSFALWDQTRDILEVERLLDNVLFREMFKIARSLEYEAPLRWVRGKVDAENVRNMFRLKRMDKDAASVQSYLHDGGFVSVEQLLSMLSEPIESWVRVLSYADIGRVLYHVQDGADMNALLVEMEKILDDYVTSILQTAKYSAFAPENVLNYLWHKEMEAKNVRVALVSVANAMDKDLARRLMRRG